ttcaGACTTTAGACAAAATATTGGTGACAGTTTTCATTATTCATTAAAAATTtgttttacaattttttttagattttagtaattcatcaaatttatttaaTCACAATTTGATGTGATATCATCTTGTCAAATGAAGCTTCATCTATTATTCTTGGAGGGGTTTTCTCGAGTCGAAACTAGAATTTTAACCTAATGAGTTATGTATTTTAGAACGGCCAGCCTCAAATAATAATTggattataaattttatatgtatacatatttaataaatttcttaacATAAATACGCTATTACAATAAAAATTACTGAGTTCGTCAGATTCATAGTTCAAACTTCAAACTCATGTCCTACTTATAAAAATTCTAGTAAGAAGACAAATACAATGTGATCATCAAATAGATGTGTTGAAGTTAGTAGAAAAAAGTacatagaaaaaaattgatctaATAGCTCATTTAACATTGAGAAAACCACTTGAAAGCTCCATTCTAAATTCTATTTAGAATATTAATGATGATTAAAATTCTTATACTGCAAATTGGAGACAAGTGGGGAGACACGCTTGGACATAAAGCTAAACATAAACGTTAAATCatttttaattagttaataattattttcatgcaTGCATGCATTTGCtcattttctttcaattataTTGAGACAATTAAACATTCATGTGTCTTTTGGGATGACTCAGTGTAACGACCTTATTTTGTGgcttttgttgatttttctatttaatCCTTAActtttatgaataatttatgacttgtgaGAATGAGTGGcatgattttcatattaatgaaaaaaaaattatttgagggtcgaataacgatccgttttagctgaaatttgatatgtgagtttattttatcatgagtgaacataatcgaaaagaaattttcagatttgacttcaatgactcgagATGAccttttgacccaattttttatccgaaaataaatatagcaatatgggtgtcattggattcgtattcttatgaagattatgtatttgaaaagattttgatcatttgGAAGCGTcacgaaaggctcaagttttaaattgattattcaatttaattgagaaaagtgaatttctaaacttcactttaagcttgtagatgcttgtattttcgtgttatgtgtactggagagtaatgagaattggactgcgttattgactgtatgattggccttaaaaatagagatgaggggtataaaatggtggtctaatgacatgtattggtggaattgatatgttgtgattatgggtttattttggacatgtgaaatgattatgttgatgtgagataggaaaaattattgttgttgtcatgttattatcgtgaattatatgaacatgaattgattgcattggttctgacatattgtgttgagactgaaaatgatataaaatgaaaggggttgggccacacgctccgtgacaggtattatgaaacaaaggggtcggaccacacgctccgtgacaggatatgtatattgagggacgggccacacactccgtggcaggtaacatggacagaaatgtcccccatggattTCGGattgtaattcagcggatgtgtaccgatagaacagacatgcatcatttcattgcattgcatcgcattttgttgatatttgtgaattcatgTTTGccacttattgctctgtatatgttgaatttgacttgatatgattcatttgaTAAGACTACCGATgaatattcgtggactgtattgttattattgtgtagagtgtagagttgggttggttttatgcaggttgtagttgaggaggttcgattgggatgacatgagtacttgtatctatcgaGCTTTGCTTtattttagttatccacttgttgagtatcgtgttgtttggtactcaccccttgcttctacatttgtgtaggttgtgagcccggacctgcttgatctcctcgTGTTTTAtaccacatccgaggctatcatctcgagtgttgaggtaacTGTTACATCCAACTAGAGGACACCTCTTACttctttaatatgttttagtcttaTTCTAGAGAGAACCAGTCTtaggggattttgagattatttatttgtttttgactaagttaaaccttgccttatctcaattacttccgcatttacttttcgttgagttttaggctgatttatttcggtgggttgagatgagtgtcatcacaccaggattcgggtcgtgacactcaGTTGGTTTGCAGAGTAGCCAACCACACGGATGATTCAAGATCGATCTTTCCTTAATGTCTTCTAAATCGAGCTTGTCACATGGTGCTTGCCTAATGCGAATTATATCTAGGGTGTCGTTTACAGGCGATGGCATAATGTGGAGTTATCCAGTGCGCAAAGTGCACAAAGGctgtgaaaaaaataattaaacattCATGTTAATTAACATTACAACAACGACGtattcaatataattttttaaataaaacatAAGAAGGATAGAATATACGAtaacttatatttatttataagcatagaaaaattatttctgGTTGATTCTGACTCAATGAgagaatttatgaaattaaCGTTAAGGATGtaaaatacatttaaattaATCTCACAACTTTATAAGGAAAACGACATATAAGCATGCAAGTGGTTCAATTATTGCAAGTTGTAGTTGAAGTGAcaatcttattttctttaaccGTTAATTTCTGATACTTcactttatattaatttttttgtactttacgatattatatttatttgctatattattaaattttcttaagaattttttaaatatatttattgtcaatataaaaatagaatttaattaattttcccTCGATAATATTAAACTCTTATGTGTAATTACTTTTGGTAAACAAATCTTAGATCAACAGGGTAAATATACGTACCGTGTAGCTTGGCAGAAGgaaattttttaattgtttttttttttgtagaaattatttatttttattgcataTTTTAAATATCTGGTAAGGAAatcagaaaatattatttttataaatacttatttaaaattttgttcGGAAACAgacgccctacctttcaaggtagggattaggtctgcgtacactctctcctccccagaccccacattgtgggattatactgagtttattgttgttatttaaaattttgataaatatatagATGAGgcgaaattaaaatttaaagctTATAGCTAGGTTCGTTTTGTCCGTTTAAATTATTGAGTTATAAAttaatttgtaaaaaaatatgaattagtaCTACTTATGTCATTTGCTAGACATTTTggaagtttcttgaaaggaatAATAATTAGAATACTTAATGATAGTACGTAATTACTTAACGCAAGAAAGTTGTGGGGAATAATATAATCATATTTTCATTATAAAGATTTAATTGGCATCAAATCTCTTAAACTATGATTAATTTTGATACATTCAAAGTGCTGCCAGttaagctttttttttttggttgcttttattttttttaaatgtccaTAAATAGTACTATGTGGGGCCATTAGGGACACATCTCATACGTTGTTTGGTTTtgtttaatattaattaagaaGGTTTACTGAACCCCTAATTAATAGTAGTAACTAGTTTAGTTAGTCAATTTTTGTTGTTAAACCCCCATTAACTAGATAATCAATCTTGTTCTGGAACCAGCTAGGCATATGATACACGAGAGACAAAAGAGAGGTAGTTTCCTTTATTGCAAggcaatttcaagattttaagttAGCTAATGAATCAGCAGATCTTTGACAACAATAAAATTGTAAAATTAGAACAAATTGTCAAAATGCATGAGCGTAAATTCTTGCGTATCATGAGTTTGACTTAAACCCTAAATTCCTCTTTAGAAGATAATAATGTCAAAACTATCTATTAATTCTTAACTTCAATTACAGGTTATAATCTCATAGTTAATATTCGTAACAAGTCACAAAATAGTGGCAGTTGAATTTGGAAGGGGGTCATTGTGATTTGTGAAGTTACTTTTAATTACGAATtttaaaatggaaaggaaaagttaAAAGACTATAAAGGGCGAGTACAAGATTCAACTGTTGAATtgtattttgagttttgagttaaAGCTCAATAgatcaaaattatatataggtCCCAATGATTTGGTAAAAGAGAGTCCTTGTTATTGTGTCTGAATAGTTACAAATGATATCAAAGTCAATACTTCCCTTAACATAGTATTGAAACAAACCCCTTTGAGGACGTTGAGCCCGTAATAGTAGGCAAACATAAAATCCTATGGACGATTGATAATTGAACTCGAAAAGATATTCACCATGAAACTTCATAGCTCGGTAAATTCTATATTGGAATGAGAGGAGAAGGTTGGGGCGATAAAAGGGCGACGAGTTAAGAATTCAACTGTTGGATGTAGGGGCGGACCTACGTGGGTGTCAGGGGATTTACTCGAACCCCCTCGgcaaaaaaattacataatatatatagggttgattttgtatatttttgtacatatactaattttgaacCATCTGAATCATAGAGGAGAGATTACTAGACTCCCTAACTTGGGTCGCGAATACTATTTCGAATTTGCAGGTTCGATTCTTGTTAGGTACATAAGCTGCctaatttcttaaaattgaattttttgctGGTGTACAACTACTACTATAAAACAAACCGTTAGAATAACTTAAatcttttttcctttgatgtttgTATCAGCACTCTAGTTcacatatttatatttttatattctgAACCTCCTGAGTGAAAATTATGtccttttttattaaatataaggcGATAAAATCGAGAAAAATTCATGATATCCCTAAATTATATCAAAACAAATAATATCTTAGAACGGATAATACCTTAACAATTAAGACATAATCACACGAGCCAAGTTGTAGCTATATGAAATGACTCTTCCACATTTGCCACTCTCTGATATTAATTGAACAATCATCAAAAAGATaagtaatttaaaaaattataaactcAATTTTTTGTTATCAATGTTCAATtatcataattatttattaaaagctTGACTATTGTTTTggtttattcatttatttatttttaaaagaaaataaccAAGCAATTATCTTCCTAATTATTACTTGTGAAAGGATTCTTCATCTCATATTCTAAGTTGCAAATCTACTAATTTGGTAGTATAATCCAAGCCAAAAAGTATGATTAGTCCACAGTCCACGGTCTAATAACTGACTAAGATATAGAGATACAAAATCTTTGAAATAAACTCCTAATATTCCTCTTAATgtctaatttaaaaataatatatatacaccaAACGTTTAATTTAGTAATTAATGTGTGGTCCTTCAATATAATTGATCCTTCTCCAAATCAACAGGAATTGGTGCTTTAATTTGGTCCACACGTACACAGTTAAtcattttagtttattttaagattcaattattttattatcttcTATAGGGcaaataattaaacaaatttaaaacatatataGTTGTCTGGTTTTTAAATTAAGACATGAAAGAAACTAGATTAGTGGGGAGGAAGTGGAGGTTTACTACTTAAGAACTAAGATACATTACAAGATACTCGTAATATGATGTGATATTCTTTTACTTTGAGTGAAGTCTGCAGTATCTATTTTAAGCATTACACGATTATATTAGGAGTATCAGTACACCTTACGGGTTTGTTTGAtatatgaaggaaaatgttttaatttcacgaaaaatatttttttttaaaatgctatactaaaaaataaatggttTTCGTACTAACTTTCTTGTGTTTGATACACTTACggaaaatattatttcaaaggtatttatgtataatttagaTAAACACTATGAGAGTTGACGAGTAGGGTGTAGGGGTGGTTGGATGGGGTAGATTGTGTTGAAGGATGGAGAGaagataattaatatgaaatgccacttgtaaaattatttttttctatttttacttgAAAGTAATTTccttatatatttttaagaatttttttttcatcaagaaaatatttttcaagaataccAAACATATCccacatacttttttttttcaactaCTAATGTGAAATTTGGTTTGCACATCATCAATCTTCTAGTCAAACTAAATTTCACATGAATATCACCTAATAGACTTATAtggaaattaattttatattaatcgAATATTTATGGCCCACCAATCCCATCGACTTCTTTATGTATGTACCCAAAGCTACAAATAATGATAGTAAATCGTCCATGGGTAAACAAAGATACTAAGTCGGGCCTCACACTATTACGCCGCCATCACCGTTTATACTCGTCTCATCAAATTATTGACTTTAATATTAATTGTTAAGCTAAAAAAAACAATCTAAATATATTCTTAATATATGATGTGATATATTTTGCTTTGAGCCAAACTCTCACCGCTTTCCCACACTACCTCATACATTATATCACTATACATCATATGTAATTTTCCTTTAATTGTTTTTTCACTAATACTGTGAGACTTTGTTCTCACACCCGACATATATATGAGATAACAAAGTTAGCCTTTCCATTACTGATCACTATGTATTATGCTATTCACTGACCAGAAAATATGAATAGATACACAAATAATTAAGGAAACACAACATGTACGATCCCTTGGGAGCTTAataagctatatatatatatgtatattgaaaaGATTCATTGAAATTGGAGTTTTAACACTAAGAGGTTGATAGTTAAAAGTTGCAACTTAGAAAGCAGATGTTGGGATTTCAAGCACAAACCAAGTGTCTTTGGAAATAggaaaaatatttgtcatttttgttattttctcgTTTTTAAACTTTAggatatacattatatatacacactatTCGTCATTATCGAGTCAAAatttttactaaaaaaattaaaattaaaaaatagacaCAAAATAAGCAAGAAGATTAAACTTTTACTATATATATGcacatacataaaaattattttaatatattatatataccaaGTAAATTTTTGACAAAGAAGATTCCAATTAATCCCCAATCTAGCAAGGTACTTGGTTGACGCAAAGCTTTCTTTCCactgaatataaaaaaaaacttacataTTATCAATCCGATAATTATCATATCTTATTTTTCAGGTTATATAAATCTCACTTATTAGGTACACAATcacctttttttcatttttaattttttactcgATGTTTGATATTAATATTGAcgattaattaaatttaaattcatatcaaataaaatacttcctaatgaaaataattttatatgagTAAGACTTAAATCGGAGAcctactcttcttttcttttcttttttgtacGGGAAGTCACATGAATTTATTCAGTTGCTCCTATCAGATAGCATCCATACTGACTCAAATCTGTTCACTTTTTCTAGTCAAAGCTAATAAAAAGATTCACCATGCATGTCATACACATAAGAAAGAAATGTTAtatatcaaccaaataaagacaAAACAATGCCATATCAAAATacgtaaaaagaaaatattcccCAGCATCTTTTCTCTTATAAAGGTAGAAAGTTTGTGTAGTTGGGTGGCTAGCTGTGGCGGGGTGGGTGGAGACAAGCTTTATAATaagaatttaagttatatattgGGATTGTAATTTGTAGAGCCTGGCTCAGTCTATAGGTCCGCTAGTATAAAGCGAGGAGTTAAATTTAAATTGGCGAAACAAAGTCATTTTTGGCACCATATTTCTTATAGCTAATATGTGTTTCGTGATGGAAAAAGCTACATTATTGACTTCAGAGAAGTAAGCGGAGAGCATTATTGAAAGTTTTTAtattatccaaaaatatttataagtaaatctCCTTAATTATAATATGAACTTTGTAATCATGAAAATAAAGTAATAGCATAACAATTTCCACAGAAATAAATAATTTCGACATAATAATATTTGTATGTAatacatgtaaaaaaaatagattttaatcTGATTCGATCTCAAAAATTAGCTAATGAAATAAAAGTTGTTCAAGATCAAATAAGAAACTAAAATTTCTATCTCATAAAACCAATAGTATAAGACAAACTCAACAATACCTGAATCAAATGTCTCTAAAAATGTATTTGTCATCATTCATCAATACTCATGACTATGCAGTATCATTCTATTTCTTagccatattttaatttttcaatataTCTAAAGTCTACTAGCAGCCGagtgcactaaagctctcgTTATACGTAGGATTTGGAAAAGGACTCAATCTTCTATCAGAAACTGGTTTGAATccgtgacctcctgatcacatgaCAATAATTTTATCAGTTACTCCAAAATTCTCCTTCTAAAATCTACTAGCCCCTTTAATTTAGATTTGCACCAAACAAGCTCACACaaaggaaaatatatatatatatatatatatatatatatacacaacatTTCGCATTCACatagaaaaagaattaaaaaatattatgatgtATATAGTCTATCCTAATATAAGAGATCAAAACGCTTTACTTTTTCTTGTTTAGACAAGCATaccccaccccaaccccaaccctcattaataagaagaaatttaattaattaattaatgaactaATAATAGAATGTTCCTCTATTAGTTTTtctcacaattttttttttttatatagtacTAAAATTTGATTGGTACAACATGGCATTTTCTTACTTCATTTCTTCCAATTTTCAAGCCTTTATAAGTGAACCAAACCCCTGAACCCTTTACACAAATTAGCCAAAATCTTTGAGagagaaaaagtaaaaaaaatatcaatagtagccctttttcttttaaaaaaatggctCTTGAAACTGTTGTTTTCCAACCAGATCCTTTCAATTATAGCCTCAAAGATTGTAATTTTTACAATCTTGAAAATTTTCATGATTATGGTAATTTTGGCTATGAGGGGTATAATAATTGGGATTCCTCTAATTCTTCCGTACCACAAAGttgcaacaataacaacaataataattctTCGCCGGTGAAATATTTTCCGGCGGAGAGTACGGTGATTTCGGGGAGGAGAAAAAGGCGGCGGACAAAATGCGcaaaaaatgaggaacaaataCAGAATCAAAGGATGACTCACATTGCCGTCGAGAGAAATCGTCGACGGCAAATGAACGATTATCTCGCCGTTCTCCGGTCGTTGATGCCGCCGTCTTATGCTCAACGggtactttaattttttttagtatatGCTTTTTTATAATACACACGTAACGACATGCACTAATCATAGACAAGttggcaattttttttttttttgtatattaaatGAATTGAACGCGCACTTGTAAGATTATACCAGCCGTATTGTAGCAGCGTCATATCATTTTTCATACaataagtattatttttatcattttcaagCATCTTTAACTTAACTAAAACTgatgttgttaattattgtatcAGTTTCGAGCATAATTAATTAAGGATATCTGTATTTTCATAGATTTGTGAGTAAATTTTGATATCTACTTTGGGTATTCACCAGAATATTGgagtactttttttttaatgtataatTTCTTAGATTAGATTAAGTGTATTATTTGGTTGGTAATTACTGATAGGTCgtgtttattaattaaaaagaaacaTATTGCTCTAAAGACAAGGAAGCGTCTAGATTGGTAGTTAAAGTCAAATAAGTATATAGTATagtaaaacatttattttaaataattgataCGATAATTTAATCgtttttgtttatatttttatttattaatggtTCATAATGTAAACAGGGTGACCAAGCATCAATTGTTGGAGGTGCAATTAATTTTGTTAAAGAACTTGAACAACTCCTCCAATTTTTGGAAGCACATAAACAAGTCACAAAAAATCAACAACGTGATATTCAGTATAATTCGTTCTCTAAGTTCTTTACTTTCCCTCAATACTCCATTGATAACAATCACCCGTTGGCGGCCGCCACCAGCACCGAGGGATCAATGACGTCATCACGATCGGCGGCCGCGGACATTGAGGTGACCATGGTGGAAAGTCATGCTAATGTTAAGGTGTTATcaaggaaaagaccaaaacaatTGTTGAAAATTGTTAATTGGTTACAAGCAATGTACCTTACTATTCTTCACCTTAGTGTTACAACAGCGGATCATATGGTACTTTACACATTTAGTGTCAAGGTTGGTATATGCACAATTTTCTAATATTATTTtacgaaatttaagaaagaaagacacGTAAATtcttatgtattaaaatatctttattaGAACTTGTTGTCTAAGTCACATTTTATGGCTATAAGATCATGCGTGTCACTACgggccaaaaaaaaaaagttaaattaaTTGGtgattttctaattaattaactataaaaattatttgtcgcTAATGTTTTTTCTTCAGAtatgtgaaaaataaaaaggcctaattattttgtatttacaTGAGACAGGTAGAAGAAAATTGTGAGCTAAATACAGTGAGTGAGATAGCAAGTGCTGTACATGACATGGTGGCAATGATTAAGGAGGAGGCTATGTCTTGTTGAGATGACCTGTCTCTTCTCTTCTtgtcccccctcccccccaacCCCCAAATTCaagaaactggaaaaaaaagttCTCAAGattgtataattcaaaatataaaggtCAAGTTATTAAGATATAAATCTTCAAGTTTAATAATTTtgcttttttccttttcattccATAGGCATAGTGGTTGAATCAATACATAAACCTTTTCTTTGGTATAAATGAtatatcaatattttttcatttcaaatcTTTTCCAATAATGTCGTGAGAAAAGtctcgaatttgaattttaaattaatggATTAGTCTGACTTTATTCATGTAGTTATGTATTCTTTGAATAtaatatgttttcaatgaaagttCTTGATTTCGTACTTTTGTGGGTCTTTGAGATATTTTTGATGATTTATATATGTTGAAATTAATCGATTGcgtacataaaatttatatatttaaattatataaaaagtattataaatcataataattaataaaaagtattatatatatatatatatagagagagagagaggggattaaattaaaattcattagCTCTTTAATAGTAATTATGCCATATATCAGTATGATCTGCACCATTTATATAGCATTtaagtgtcacgatccaaatacgggtgtgatgacactcatctctacccaccgagacaagtgaGCCTAATAACCAAcggaaagtagatgcggaagaaaaagacataaatcaaaaatttaacttaacctaAAACACctaaaacaacctcaaaatcccccaagattggttatcacgtgtacaagccactaatacattaccgaaatacaaaagaaaatatagtcacaatgtctttgtctctataataggactaaaacataataaaagagtaagaggtgtccgctagatggatgtaacagctacctcaacactcggaatgatagcctcggatgtagtagaaaacagtaggagatcaagcaggtccgggctcacaacctacacaagtgtagaagcaaggggtgagtacc
This Solanum dulcamara chromosome 1, daSolDulc1.2, whole genome shotgun sequence DNA region includes the following protein-coding sequences:
- the LOC129886102 gene encoding transcription factor bHLH96-like, which gives rise to MALETVVFQPDPFNYSLKDCNFYNLENFHDYGNFGYEGYNNWDSSNSSVPQSCNNNNNNNSSPVKYFPAESTVISGRRKRRRTKCAKNEEQIQNQRMTHIAVERNRRRQMNDYLAVLRSLMPPSYAQRGDQASIVGGAINFVKELEQLLQFLEAHKQVTKNQQRDIQYNSFSKFFTFPQYSIDNNHPLAAATSTEGSMTSSRSAAADIEVTMVESHANVKVLSRKRPKQLLKIVNWLQAMYLTILHLSVTTADHMVLYTFSVKVEENCELNTVSEIASAVHDMVAMIKEEAMSC